The window GTTTGTTCATAGACAGTCTATTGGGCCACTTCTAATGGAAAACCAACGTGCAAACTGAGATTCAGAGCTTCTGTACAAGTAGGACCGTCAGTCAGCCTTCTCAAGGCCGAGTAAGATCTCTGAATCCTTTTCTGAGTTATTCTGTCAGCCCTTCTCAAGGCGAGTAGATCTCTGGAAGTCCTTCTGAGTTATTCAGACAGCCCTTCTCAAGGCCGAGTAGATCTCTGGAAGTCCTTCTGAGTTATTCAGTCAGCCCTTCTCAAGCCGGATAGATCTCTGGAAGTCCTCTGAGTTAttcagacagcccatctcagttaTTCAGACAGCCCTTCTCAAGGCCGAGTAGATCTCTGGAAGTCCTTCTGAGTTATTCTGTTTCTCTCTTATGACTCTGTCTTCCATCTTGACATCTGTTGCTCTGTCCATCCCTGTTTGATTCCAAtctgtttgtttctctgtctgtctgtKCTCCTGCCWGTCATATTGTATGGCTTTAGAATCCCTGTCATTTATATATgtaatttttgtgtgtgtgagagagcgagagagatagaaatagagatagagagagagagagagagacagagagagagagagagagagatagaggctgtTCCTAACCATTGATCTAGGGTCATATGGTTTCCACCCTTTAATGGTTAGGGGtaaggtaatctgatcctagatctgtggttaagggagggttgggtaatctgatcctagatctgtgtctaaGGCACAGGAGGTTGATGGAACATTAATTGGGGcccgtggtaatggctggagcggaattacatttacatttacatttaagtcatttagcagacgctcttatccagagcgacttacaaattggaaagttcatacatattcatcctggtccccccgtggggaatgaacccacaaccctggcgttgcaagcgccatgctctaccaactgagctacacgggaccacGGGACCATTCCACCCATTCCACCACggaatgggtggaatggtatcaaatactgMACATTAAGCAtctggtttccaggtgtttgatgccgtcCCATTTGCCCCGTTCCagatattattatgagccgtcctcccctcggcAACCTCCACTGGGTTAAGGGTAGGTTTAAGGgttgggtaatctgatcctagaacTGTGGTTAAGAGCAAACTTTACATGGTGCATCATGTTGACAGGTTCTGGATCAGAAGGCTCCTATCTCAGTCCCCCAGATCTTTGCAGCTTTGCCCCTGCGCTGACCCGCGGGAGACCCCAGAGGGGCAAAGGGTCTGAAGGTGACTtgtggaggagcagagggaaaggaggaggaagaggaggaagaggatgttaGGAGGAGTGAGGCTCCAGAGGACTGCTGAGTGAGTCTGTGAGTGGGGGTAGCGGTGAGGGCAGGGGAGGAAGGTGGTGGGAGAGAGGGCACCCTGCGCAGCTCAGACACCAAAGCAGGGGCGAGCATGGACCCCTGTTGGCACCCCATTGGGGTGAGACATAAGGTGTCGGCTGAGTGGGACGGATAACCCCCACCCCCCAGGCGTGCCAGCTCCCTCCGCCTCgcggagaaagatggagaggtgGGAGACGAGGCAGGTGACATCTGGTGATAGGAGGAGATCCACGGCCAGGGAGGAAAAGGGAGGGCGGAGGAGGTGTGGGGCGACTGAAGGAGAAGGGGGTCCAGTTGGCTGGCGCAGTGGGAGAGGTGGGAGACCAGGCGGGCTCCGATAGGGTCRGGGGAGTCCACCCCTCCTTCTAAAGAGCTCAAGTACCGGACCAGCTCTCCTACACACTCTCTGAATCCCAGGGTCCTATAGTCCACTGCCAGGACCCGCGCTTCAAAGTtaccctgagaggagagaggcagaaggagaagggggagggaggaggaagagagggggcagagagagagaggaaggagaggagagggagggcagaggaggaaggagaggggggaggagggaaggaaggagagggagggggagagaagaggggaggagagagggaggaaggagaggagaggaggaaaaaggagagaggagaggggaggaagaaagagagggagggaaggaaggagagggggagagagagggagagaaggagaggggggagggagggagagaaggagaggaggaggaaggagaggaagaggagggaggaggaaggagagggagagggggaaggaagggaggggagagggagtgaggaagagggaggagagaggaggaaggaaggagagaggaggggaggaggagagagatagggagagagggaaggaaggagaggggaggggagaggagagaggagggagggagggaggaaaggaaggggaagggagaggaagaagaggggaagggaggaaggagagggagggggagagaacgaggagaaggagaagaggaagaaggggagggaggaaggaacgaagaaaggaggggaggaaaCAGAAGGAAAAGGAGATCAAAAGGAGGAAATTAAACTTATTAtggacaacattccgctgaaaaaggcaacgtgcgaaattcaaaaaaatattttttatgaaagTATGTTACTTTCCACACAACGAAGTGCAATACacacaaattaaagcttaacaacttcttgttaatctaccagCATGtgccagatttcaaaaaggcttattACAGCGAACAGCACAATATATGTCATATTATATGTTAGGTAGAGCCATTAgtcacaaacacatacaacatCCACTTTTCAGACAAAGTAGGAGGAGTCActaaaaaagcagaaatagagataatatGACATCACTAatcttttgatgatcttcatcagatggaacTCAAATAGGACATTCACATGTTACACAATAGTGTATGATTTTTGGTTCGATAAAGTTcaaatttatatccaaaaatctcagttacaTTGGCACGTTTAATGTCAGTAATGTTTTGTGCTTCCAAAATACATCCAAGTGATTTTGCAGGCAAGccaatcaatttacagaaatactcatcataaactagTGTTATGCACCAGAATTAGAAGATATACTTTCTCCttaaatgcaaccgctgtgtcagatttcaaaaaaaactttacggaaaaaagcaAGCCATGCAATTCTGAGTTacgcgctcagacacaaaaacaagccttACAGAATAACCCGCCATATGTTGTGGAGATCAACAGAATGTCAGAAAcgagcattataaatattcactacttttgatgatctcatcagaatgcactcccagagaATCACGTTCCACAATACAATAAATGTTGAATTCGTTCGATAAATCCatcattatgtccaaatacctccttttgtatAGCGCGATTCAGTTTCACAACTCCAAAACCAATAGGGTGAGCAGTCACAGCGCGAAGTTACAGACGGAAAGtcaattacagttcgtagaaacatgtcaaacgagaTGTAATAGATCAATccctttaggatgttttaacgtaaatcttcaataatatgtTCCAATCGAGAattctttgtctttagaaatgcgaGGAAAACGCCCAGCTACCTCTTTACGTCGCGTGCATGATCAGCTCATGCACTCACTGCCTAAGACACGTGgctcaaacacccccccccccccccgttcacaGTAGATGAttaaaacaaggttctaaagggACTGTCTGACATTCTAGGGCCCATatggaagtgcaatatgacccaaagacactgtatattcgat is drawn from Salvelinus sp. IW2-2015 unplaced genomic scaffold, ASM291031v2 Un_scaffold4635, whole genome shotgun sequence and contains these coding sequences:
- the LOC112077508 gene encoding hairy/enhancer-of-split related with YRPW motif-like protein, with product GNFEARVLAVDYRTLGFRECVGELVRYLSSLEGGVDSPDPIGARLVSHLSHCASQLDPLLLQSPHTSSALPFPPWPWISSYHQMSPASSPTSPSFSARRRELARLGGGGYPSHSADTLCLTPMGCQQGSMLAPALVSELRRVPSLPPPSSPALTATPTHRLTQQSSGASLLLTSSSSSSSSFPSAPPQVTFRPFAPLGSPAGQRRGKAAKIWGTEIGAF